The Methanomassiliicoccales archaeon genome has a window encoding:
- a CDS encoding type II/IV secretion system ATPase subunit, which yields MAGSVEAENVAEGVPAAVIEEEKKPRVGGLSSKYLSLLLRLRGKPLKVRIPAGITRGSLDVITEIPKITETNVDEVEIAKIHDPYSFVRIKYDNTAGEYLYEVIEPSLTEDEKNILDVLKTSLILTLNLTEVETLKEREDILRLATDSLLKNFGIRLHPISRERIHYYLRRDFIGYGVIDVMMTDPNVEDCSCDGVGIPLYIFHRKYGSIKSNIRFDDEAELDSFVVWLAQKCGKHISVADPILDATIPDGSRLNATLGKHVTKRGSSFTIRRFKENPFTPIDLLKFKTMSTDMMAYLWIATEYGSSMLVCGGTASGKTTTLNAILLFIPPQMKIVSIEDTRELNLPHENWIPALTREGFGGRGSANKAGTIDMFELLTAALRQRPQYLMVGEVRGKEAYVVFQAMATGKTAFSTFHAEDVQAMVHRMENDPINLPRALLTALDIVLLQAQVKVGTKMTRRVKSLTEIVGMDPETGELITNSVHVWNPADDTFSFSGHSYIYEKVRTIRNWSPREMEREVKRRVDILEYMKKINVDNYRDVAKIISAYYRDPERVIKEVREKLAES from the coding sequence ATGGCGGGATCTGTTGAAGCAGAAAATGTGGCGGAGGGAGTACCTGCCGCTGTGATTGAGGAAGAAAAGAAACCAAGGGTGGGAGGACTGTCAAGTAAGTACCTCTCGTTGCTCTTGAGATTAAGAGGTAAACCGCTTAAGGTTCGAATCCCAGCAGGCATCACTAGAGGATCGCTCGATGTAATAACGGAGATACCTAAAATTACGGAAACGAACGTCGATGAGGTCGAAATAGCAAAGATCCACGATCCCTATTCATTCGTCAGAATAAAGTATGACAACACTGCCGGCGAATATCTTTACGAAGTCATTGAGCCAAGTCTTACGGAAGATGAGAAAAACATACTGGATGTTTTGAAAACTTCGCTGATTTTGACGCTCAACCTCACTGAGGTTGAGACACTAAAGGAAAGAGAGGATATTCTGAGACTCGCAACAGATTCACTTTTGAAGAATTTTGGAATAAGGTTGCATCCGATTTCGCGAGAAAGAATCCATTATTATCTCCGCAGGGATTTCATTGGATATGGTGTCATCGATGTTATGATGACCGATCCAAACGTCGAAGACTGTTCCTGCGACGGTGTCGGGATCCCACTATATATATTCCACCGAAAGTATGGCTCTATCAAGTCGAACATTAGGTTCGATGATGAAGCAGAGCTCGATTCGTTCGTGGTATGGCTAGCACAGAAATGCGGGAAACATATTTCGGTAGCCGATCCAATACTTGACGCGACCATACCTGATGGATCTAGATTGAACGCCACCTTGGGCAAACATGTGACGAAGAGAGGATCTTCTTTTACAATTAGACGTTTTAAAGAAAATCCATTCACTCCTATCGATTTGCTGAAATTCAAAACCATGAGCACTGACATGATGGCATACCTCTGGATTGCTACAGAATACGGAAGCTCTATGTTGGTCTGTGGCGGAACTGCCAGCGGTAAGACGACGACGCTAAATGCAATACTGCTTTTCATTCCACCTCAGATGAAAATCGTCAGTATTGAGGATACAAGGGAATTGAATCTTCCTCACGAGAATTGGATACCAGCCTTGACGAGGGAGGGATTCGGTGGTAGAGGAAGCGCAAACAAAGCTGGAACGATCGACATGTTTGAACTTCTAACCGCGGCTCTTAGACAGCGACCCCAGTACCTAATGGTCGGTGAGGTCAGAGGAAAAGAGGCGTACGTAGTATTCCAGGCAATGGCTACAGGTAAGACCGCATTCTCAACATTCCACGCAGAGGACGTCCAGGCGATGGTTCACAGAATGGAAAATGATCCAATTAACCTGCCAAGGGCCCTTTTAACGGCCCTTGACATCGTTTTACTCCAGGCCCAGGTGAAAGTCGGAACGAAGATGACTAGGCGCGTTAAATCGCTCACTGAGATTGTTGGCATGGATCCTGAGACTGGTGAACTCATCACAAACTCGGTACATGTTTGGAATCCAGCAGATGATACCTTCAGCTTCAGTGGTCATTCTTATATCTACGAGAAGGTGAGAACGATAAGGAACTGGTCGCCAAGAGAAATGGAGAGGGAAGTGAAGCGAAGGGTCGACATTCTTGAATACATGAAGAAAATCAATGTTGACAATTACAGAGATGTTGCAAAAATTATTTCCGCATACTATCGTGATCCTGAGAGAGTCATTAAGGAAGTCAGGGAGAAATTGGCTGAGAGCTGA
- a CDS encoding type II secretion system F family protein: protein MVDKKKTKDVIDVKQLATKKKDLSKTLLVIGIVFMVIFIFIGFLDAIGGLSTGLEWIDYTAIGLMALCGPYGFYTSYKHKQIKEIESRLPDFLRDVAEAGRFGMTLAEAVKAASGGRYGKLTPEIKRMAAQIDWGVPAGDAMRLFAERVNTPLVNRMMSIIIKANDAGGSVADVLTMVSHDARETMLNENERKIAMSTYMVVTYIAFAVFIATIFILNSTFLPKMEEAGRQVAEGAEQAGITNLPATIRADVIPQVQMIFVIAVVIHAFGDGILAGVLQDGRISNGMRHSFIMLVIGLIGTRLI from the coding sequence AGAAGAAGGATCTTTCCAAGACGTTGCTTGTGATCGGAATAGTCTTCATGGTCATTTTCATTTTCATCGGTTTCCTCGACGCCATCGGCGGATTAAGTACTGGTCTTGAATGGATAGATTATACCGCAATTGGGTTGATGGCATTATGCGGCCCTTATGGGTTCTATACGAGCTACAAACATAAGCAGATTAAGGAAATCGAATCAAGGCTTCCAGACTTCCTAAGAGACGTTGCGGAGGCTGGACGATTCGGGATGACTTTGGCTGAGGCTGTTAAAGCAGCGTCAGGGGGTAGATATGGCAAGCTCACACCCGAAATAAAGAGGATGGCTGCTCAGATCGATTGGGGAGTGCCCGCTGGTGACGCAATGAGATTATTCGCCGAGCGTGTTAATACGCCGCTCGTCAACAGAATGATGTCAATTATCATCAAGGCAAATGATGCTGGCGGAAGTGTTGCCGACGTTCTCACAATGGTCTCTCATGACGCACGCGAAACAATGCTTAATGAAAATGAAAGAAAGATCGCAATGTCCACGTACATGGTTGTTACCTACATCGCTTTTGCTGTTTTCATTGCAACGATATTCATTCTGAACTCAACTTTCCTTCCAAAAATGGAAGAAGCGGGTCGACAGGTTGCAGAGGGTGCTGAGCAGGCCGGTATCACGAATCTACCCGCAACTATAAGAGCCGACGTCATACCACAAGTGCAGATGATCTTTGTCATCGCTGTTGTCATCCATGCATTTGGAGATGGGATCCTAGCTGGTGTGTTGCAGGATGGAAGAATCTCCAACGGTATGAGACACAGCTTCATTATGTTGGTGATTGGATTGATTGGTACGAGACTCATTTAA